One window from the genome of Actinoplanes teichomyceticus ATCC 31121 encodes:
- a CDS encoding AAA family ATPase: MRFTQIDNARATLPTTPRQAYLVKDGWNDYGYVTMFQLIVVDDAGVRHDLGSIKIGGFDVPRGWSASPDLPPQFENLDDRYFSLGQDDTHYVKLAELGTSIRVEVLTALRDLAYHPELLHRAEDLHVTTTSLLRGLPIGVVENQYRRIANGGARVTPYKFEYQPPNGPADTGPLWGQRLEFTVTPDKQPPTNIHVLIGRNAVGKSHLLRSLVRAVADRRANTVSVGQIFEQGAQSGHTFNEVVAVSFSPFDEFVSIPNADQTVPYSHIGPREPNGDAFTTTMSPRQLAHEFSGILSKCLRGPGEERWRKAVNTLRYSGSGFLEDDSWIREITSASSEKRLEMAKDLFTNLSSGHAIVLFTITRLVDLVHERTLVVLDEPESHLHPPLLAAFVRALSDLLLDRNGVAIVATHSPVVLQEVPASCVTLIQRHRTIAVAQRPTLETLGENVGTLTHEVFSLEVTDSGYHRMIRAAVRDNMSYPALLEHFGGQLGTEAKAIARTLIAIRDSGGAL; encoded by the coding sequence ATGCGGTTCACCCAGATCGACAACGCACGCGCCACCCTGCCCACGACCCCAAGGCAGGCGTATCTGGTGAAAGACGGATGGAACGACTACGGCTACGTCACGATGTTCCAACTGATCGTCGTCGACGACGCCGGCGTCCGCCACGACCTGGGCTCAATCAAAATCGGCGGCTTCGACGTCCCACGCGGCTGGTCAGCTTCTCCCGACCTGCCACCTCAGTTCGAAAACCTCGACGATCGATACTTCTCCCTCGGGCAGGACGACACCCACTACGTAAAGCTGGCCGAACTCGGCACGTCCATCCGCGTCGAAGTACTCACGGCGCTACGGGATCTGGCCTACCACCCGGAACTGTTGCACCGCGCCGAAGACCTTCACGTCACCACCACCTCCCTGCTACGAGGTCTCCCCATCGGTGTTGTGGAGAACCAGTACCGGCGCATCGCCAACGGCGGGGCGCGAGTGACGCCCTACAAGTTCGAATACCAGCCACCCAACGGCCCCGCCGACACAGGCCCGCTGTGGGGCCAGCGGCTGGAGTTCACCGTCACCCCCGACAAACAGCCTCCGACCAACATCCACGTGCTCATCGGCCGCAACGCCGTAGGCAAGTCACACCTTCTCCGAAGCCTCGTCCGCGCTGTCGCCGACCGGCGGGCCAACACGGTATCCGTCGGGCAGATCTTCGAACAAGGTGCCCAGTCGGGGCACACCTTCAACGAAGTTGTTGCCGTCTCGTTCAGCCCCTTCGACGAGTTCGTGTCCATCCCCAACGCAGATCAGACGGTGCCGTACTCCCACATCGGCCCCCGAGAGCCAAACGGCGACGCCTTCACGACGACGATGAGCCCCAGACAACTCGCTCACGAGTTCTCCGGCATCCTGTCGAAGTGCCTGCGCGGGCCCGGCGAAGAACGCTGGCGTAAAGCAGTGAACACGCTGCGATACTCCGGCTCCGGATTCCTCGAAGACGACTCCTGGATTCGTGAGATCACCAGCGCATCCAGCGAGAAACGCCTCGAAATGGCCAAAGACCTGTTCACGAACCTGAGTTCCGGCCACGCAATCGTCCTGTTCACCATTACCCGCCTCGTAGACCTCGTCCACGAACGAACCCTTGTCGTCCTGGATGAGCCGGAATCCCACCTACACCCACCACTGCTCGCCGCGTTCGTCCGGGCTCTATCCGACCTTCTCCTGGACCGCAACGGCGTCGCCATCGTCGCCACCCACTCCCCGGTCGTGCTACAAGAGGTACCAGCGTCCTGCGTGACCCTGATCCAACGCCACCGCACCATCGCCGTCGCGCAACGACCCACGCTGGAAACCCTCGGCGAGAACGTCGGAACACTGACGCACGAAGTCTTCTCCCTGGAAGTGACGGACTCCGGCTACCACCGGATGATTCGCGCCGCCGTCCGCGACAACATGTCGTACCCCGCACTACTGGAACACTTCGGCGGCCAACTGGGCACCGAAGCGAAAGCCATCGCGCGAACACTCATCGCCATCCGCGACAGCGGCGGAGCACTATGA
- a CDS encoding HNH endonuclease — MMWPLPRPPYKAYDFYQASVLSTRSKEVSDRLLGLSNNILQAAERYKPAASNGALHQLKDLAGQPSDAAGKSALLWAYEQGIVRNKKGRLLYDFLLAQAPYGRCPFCWHRNVHTIDHQLPKSSYPLLSIIPDNLVPACTNCNHRKNDTVAASTQTQILHPYFEHADHGRWLFARVAYLEPVTVLFSADPDPTFSETMQTRIRHQFTQFRLASLYGQQAASQIAGERHRIDQLRQQAGPTVLSAHLRDAADSWAKQSVNCWQRAMYEALATHSGFLESGT; from the coding sequence ATGATGTGGCCGCTCCCGCGACCCCCATACAAGGCCTACGACTTCTACCAAGCCTCCGTCCTCAGCACCCGGTCGAAAGAGGTCTCCGACCGGCTCCTGGGGCTCAGCAACAACATCCTCCAAGCCGCCGAACGTTACAAACCCGCAGCCAGCAACGGCGCACTGCACCAACTGAAAGACCTCGCCGGGCAGCCGTCCGACGCGGCAGGCAAGTCAGCACTCCTATGGGCCTACGAACAAGGCATCGTAAGAAACAAGAAGGGCCGACTGCTGTACGACTTCCTGCTCGCTCAGGCCCCGTACGGACGCTGCCCGTTCTGCTGGCACCGAAACGTCCACACCATCGACCATCAGCTACCGAAATCGTCGTACCCGCTGCTCAGCATCATTCCCGACAACCTCGTTCCCGCCTGTACCAACTGCAACCACCGCAAAAACGACACCGTAGCGGCCAGCACCCAAACCCAAATCCTGCACCCATACTTCGAACACGCCGACCACGGCCGCTGGCTGTTCGCACGTGTGGCATACCTCGAACCCGTCACCGTGCTCTTCTCCGCTGACCCCGACCCGACATTCAGCGAAACCATGCAGACCCGGATCCGGCACCAGTTCACCCAGTTCAGACTCGCGTCGCTGTACGGCCAGCAGGCGGCAAGCCAGATAGCCGGCGAACGCCACCGGATAGACCAGCTACGACAACAAGCAGGCCCCACTGTCCTGTCCGCGCACCTGCGCGACGCAGCGGACAGCTGGGCGAAGCAATCCGTCAACTGCTGGCAGCGAGCCATGTACGAGGCCCTGGCAACACACTCCGGCTTCCTCGAGAGCGGAACCTGA
- a CDS encoding RIP homotypic interaction motif-containing protein, with protein sequence MTGVDVIIAALAAGAAAGSTDVAKSAISDAYIELKSQLRRRLNGRARAQEALEAAETEPDQWQTIVGDDLAESGADADEQVISTARRLLRLAESDEARASRYRVSADNAKGVQVGDHNTQTNTFS encoded by the coding sequence GTGACGGGCGTAGATGTGATTATCGCAGCGCTCGCTGCCGGTGCGGCGGCGGGTTCAACGGACGTGGCGAAATCCGCGATCTCGGATGCCTACATCGAACTGAAGAGCCAGCTGCGACGGCGCCTGAACGGCCGGGCCCGGGCGCAAGAAGCACTCGAAGCAGCGGAGACTGAGCCTGATCAATGGCAGACGATCGTCGGTGACGATCTGGCGGAGTCCGGTGCGGACGCTGACGAGCAGGTGATCAGCACCGCGCGCCGGTTGCTGCGCTTGGCCGAGTCGGACGAGGCGAGGGCTTCGAGATATCGAGTGTCAGCGGACAACGCCAAGGGTGTCCAAGTGGGCGACCACAACACTCAGACCAATACGTTCAGCTGA